From Aedes albopictus strain Foshan chromosome 1, AalbF5, whole genome shotgun sequence, one genomic window encodes:
- the LOC109400723 gene encoding succinate--CoA ligase [GDP-forming] subunit beta, mitochondrial: MTSLALSKLSAKLLARRPFLQTLNLSARHLNLLEYQSKKLLAESGVAIQAFRVLEGKKDESVLKDFNVNEYVVKAQILAGGRGKGHFDNGFKGGVHITKDRSQVIPLVEKMVGHRLITKQTPKDGIMVKKVMVADSINIVRETYLSIVMDREHNGPVLIASPAGGMDIEAVAEETPDKIKTIPISVVDGITHAQAEEVARFLEFKGDLVQKAAAEIEKLYHLFVKVDATQIEINPLAETDDGRVISVDAKLNFDDNAQFRQKDIFAMDVHEDTDPKEIEAHKYNLNYIAMEGNIGCLVNGAGLAMATMDIIKLNGGSPANFLDVGGNVKEDQVLKAFQILTSDQNVKAILVNVFGGIVNCATIANGIVNATKTIGLKVPLVVRLEGTNVDAAKKILKESGLKIESAHDLDEAAKKAVKVLG; this comes from the exons ATGACTTCATTGGCATTATCGAAACTGTCGGCCAAATTGCTCGCCCGGAGGCCATTCCTACAGACGTTGAATCTGTCCGCTCGCCATCTCAATCTGCTGGAGTACCAAAGCAAAAAGCTGCTGGCCGAAAGCGGAGTGGCCATACAGGCATTCCGGGTACTCGAGGGCAAGAAGGACGAAAGTGTGCTGAAAGATTTCA ATGTAAACGAGTATGTCGTCAAAGCACAAATTCTCGCTGGCGGCCGGGGTAAAGGTCACTTTGATAACGGCTTCAAGGGAGGCGTCCATATCACTAAGGA CCGCTCGCAGGTGATCCCGCTGGTGGAGAAAATGGTGGGCCACCGGTTGATCACCAAGCAGACGCCCAAGGACGGCATCATGGTCAAAAAGGTCATGGTGGCGGACAGTATCAACATCGTCCGCGAAACGTATCTCTCGATCGTGATGGACCGGGAACACAACGGCCCGGTGCTGATCGCATCGCCCGCCGGCGGAATGGACATCGAAGCCGTGGCCGAAGAAACGCCCGACAAAATCAAAACCATTCCAATTTCGGTAGTGGATGGAATCACTCATGCCCAAGCGGAGGAAGTGGCTCGATTCCTCGAGTTCAAAGGCGACCTGGTACAGAAGGCTGCCGCAGAAATTGAAAAATTGTATCACCTCTTCGTCAAGGTGGACGCCACTCAGATCGAGATCAATCCCCTGGCCGAAACGGACGATGGCCGCGTGATCTCCGTAGACGCTAAGCTAAACTTCGACGACAACGCTCAGTTCCGGCAGAAGGACATCTTCGCGATGGACGTCCACGAGGACACGGACCCGAAGGAGATCGAAGCGCACAAGTACAACCTCAACTACATCGCCATGGAGGGCAACATCGGATGTTTGGTAAACGGTGCTGGGCTGGCCATGGCCACCATGGACATCATCAAGCTGAACGGTGGAAGCCCGGCCAACTTCCTGGACGTTGGAGGCAACGTCAAGGAGGACCAAGTGCTCAAAGCGTTCCAGATCCTAACCTCGGATCAGAACGTGAAGGCCATCCTGGTGAACGTGTTCGGCGGAATCGTTAACTGTGCCACCATTGCCAACGGGATCGTGAATGCTACCAAAACCATTGGGCTGAAGGTGCCGCTGGTGGTGAGGCTCGAAGGTACCAACGTGGATGCCgccaagaaaatcctgaaggaatccggacTGAAGATTGAATCTGCACACGATCTCGATGAAGCTGCCAAGAAGGCGGTCAAGGTGCTGGGTTGA